In a genomic window of Lathamus discolor isolate bLatDis1 chromosome 4, bLatDis1.hap1, whole genome shotgun sequence:
- the ECRG4 gene encoding augurin isoform X2 → MLPPYPRGALPGASLLFLLLLLPLLCAAPDVSRGNKLKEMLQKREAPVATKPELSVKETTAKEFLNSLRRQRRQLWDRSQPDVQQWYQQFLYLGFDEAKFEDDMSYWTSLGRARNEYYGGYYQHHYDEDAPIGPRNPHTFRHGAGVNYDDY, encoded by the exons ATGCTGCCGCCGTATCCCCGCGGAGCCCTGCCCGGggcctccctcctcttcctcctcctcctcctcccgctgctctgCGCAGCCCCCG ATGTTTCAAGGGGGAATAAGCTTAAAGAGATGCTTCAGAAACGAGAAG CCCCTGTTGCGACAAAGCCTGAGCTGTCAGTGAAAGAAACAACGGCCAAGGAGTTCCTAAACAGCCTGAGACGCCAGCGGCGCCAGCTGTGGGACAGGAGCCAGCCTGATGTACAGCAGTGGTACCAGCAGTTCCTGTACCTGGGATTCGATGAGGCG AAATTTGAGGATGACATGTCCTACTGGACCAGCTTAGGGCGTGCTCGCAATGAATACTACGGTGGTTACTATCAACACCACTATGATGAAGATGCACCGATCGGTCCACGAAATCCACACACTTTCAGGCACGGAGCAGGTGTCAACTATGATGACTACTAA
- the ECRG4 gene encoding augurin isoform X1, giving the protein MSEASLQRMLCWIVETRANGGNGRNLHRVLALDVSRGNKLKEMLQKREAPVATKPELSVKETTAKEFLNSLRRQRRQLWDRSQPDVQQWYQQFLYLGFDEAKFEDDMSYWTSLGRARNEYYGGYYQHHYDEDAPIGPRNPHTFRHGAGVNYDDY; this is encoded by the exons ATGTCAGAagcttccctgcagcgtatgtTGTGCTGGATCGTGGAAACGAGAGCAAATGGAGGCAATGGGAGAAACTTGCACAGAGTTTTGGCTCTTG ATGTTTCAAGGGGGAATAAGCTTAAAGAGATGCTTCAGAAACGAGAAG CCCCTGTTGCGACAAAGCCTGAGCTGTCAGTGAAAGAAACAACGGCCAAGGAGTTCCTAAACAGCCTGAGACGCCAGCGGCGCCAGCTGTGGGACAGGAGCCAGCCTGATGTACAGCAGTGGTACCAGCAGTTCCTGTACCTGGGATTCGATGAGGCG AAATTTGAGGATGACATGTCCTACTGGACCAGCTTAGGGCGTGCTCGCAATGAATACTACGGTGGTTACTATCAACACCACTATGATGAAGATGCACCGATCGGTCCACGAAATCCACACACTTTCAGGCACGGAGCAGGTGTCAACTATGATGACTACTAA